Part of the Enterobacter pseudoroggenkampii genome, TCACCAAAGCCGACGGCACCAAATTTGGTAAAACCGAAGGCGGCGCGGTGTGGCTCGATCCGAAGAAAACCAGCCCGTACAAGTTCTACCAGTTCTGGATCAACACGGCGGATGCCGATGTTTACCGCTTCCTGAAGTTCTTCACCTTTATGGACATTGAAGAGATCAACGCGCTGGAAGAAGAAGACAAGAACAGCGGTAAAGCACCGCGCGCTCAGTACGTGCTGGCGGACGAAGTGACCAAACTGGTTCACGGTGAAGAAGGTCTGGCCGCGGCAAAACGCATTACCGCAAGCCTGTTCAACGGTACCCTGAGCGATCTGAGCGAAGCGGACTTCGAACAGCTGGCGCAGGACGGTGTGCCGATGGTTGAGATGGAAAAAGGGGCTGACCTGATGCAGGCGCTGGTGGATTCCGAGCTCCAGCCTTCCCGCGGTCAGGCGCGTAAAACCATCGCGTCTAACGCTATTACCATCAACGGTGAGAAGCAGGCCGACCCGGAATACACCTTCGTTGACGGCGATCGTCTGTATGGTCGCTACACGCTGCTGCGTCGCGGCAAGAAAAATTACTGCCTTGTCTGCTGGAAGTAATTAACAGTCTTCAGGGGCGTGGGAAACCACGCCCCTTTTGTTTTTTCAGGGTTTGGTAAGAAAAAAATGAAGAACATCCTCGCCATTCAGTCCCACGTTGTTTTTGGACACGCTGGCAATAGCGCCGCGGAATTCCCGATGCGTCGCCTCGGCGTCAACGTCTGGCCCCTTAATACCGTGCAGTTCTCTAACCACACGCAATACGGCAAATGGACCGGCTGCGTGATGCCGCCTTCGCATCTCACTGAGGTTGTGCAGGGGATTGCCGATATCGACCAGCTCAAACGCTGTGACGCCGTGCTGAGCGGTTACCTCGGCTCAGCGGAGCAGGGGGAGCATATCCTCGGCATCGTGCGCCAGGTGAAAGCCGCCAACCCGTCGGCAAAATACTTCTGCGACCCCGTCATGGGGCATCCGGAGAAAGGCTGTATCGTGGCGCCAGGCGTTGCAGAGTTTCACGTCCGTCACGCGCTGCCCGCCAGCGATATCATTGCGCCAAACCTGGTCGAACTCGAAATTCTCTGCGAGCGTCCG contains:
- the pdxY gene encoding pyridoxal kinase PdxY, whose translation is MKNILAIQSHVVFGHAGNSAAEFPMRRLGVNVWPLNTVQFSNHTQYGKWTGCVMPPSHLTEVVQGIADIDQLKRCDAVLSGYLGSAEQGEHILGIVRQVKAANPSAKYFCDPVMGHPEKGCIVAPGVAEFHVRHALPASDIIAPNLVELEILCERPVNSVEEAVRASRELIALGPDVVLVKHLARAGLSQDRFEMLLVTKDDAWHISRPLVDFGQRQPVGVGDVTSGLLLVKLLQGATMRDALEHVTAAVYEIMIATKEMQEYELQVVAAQDRIAKPEHYFSATQL